The following coding sequences lie in one Rhinolophus ferrumequinum isolate MPI-CBG mRhiFer1 chromosome 16, mRhiFer1_v1.p, whole genome shotgun sequence genomic window:
- the HNRNPH3 gene encoding heterogeneous nuclear ribonucleoprotein H3 isoform X4, translating to MYDRMRRGGDGYDGGYGGFDDYGGYNNYGYGNDGFDDRMRDGRGMGGHGYGGAGDASSGFHGGHFVHMRGLPFRATENDIANFFSPLNPIRVHIDIGADGRATGEADVEFVTHEDAVAAMSKDKNNMQHRYIELFLNSTPGGGSGMGGSGMGGYGRDGMDNQGGYGSVGRMGMGNNYSGGYGTPDGLGGYGRGGGGSGGYYGQGGMSGGGWRGMY from the exons ATGTATGACAGAATGCGACGAGGAGGTGATGGATATGATGGTG GTTATGGAGGTTTTGATGACTATGGTGGCTATAATAATTATGGCTATGGAAATGATGGCTTTGATGACAGAATGAGAGATGGAAGAG GTATGGGAGGACATGGCTATGGTGGAGCTGGTGATGCCAGTTCAGGTTTTCATGGTGGTCATTTTGTACACATGAGAGGATTGCCTTTTCGTGCAACTGAAAATGACATTGCTAAT ttcttctcaCCACTAAATCCAATACGAGTGCATATTGATATTGGAGCTGATGGCAGAGCAACAGGAGAAGCAGATGTAGAGTTTGTGACACATGAAGATGCAGTAGCTGCCATGTCTAAAGATAAGAATAACATGC aacaCCGATACATTGAACTCTTCTTGAATTCTACTCCTGGAGGCGGCTCTGGAATGGGAGGTTCTGGAATGGGAGGCTACGGCAGAGATGGAATGG ataatcagGGAGGTTATGGATCTGTTGGAAGAATGGGCATGGGGAACAATTACAGCGGAGGCTATGGTACTCCTGATGGCTTGGGGGGTTATG GCCGTGGTGGTGGAGGCAGTGGAGGTTACTATGGGCAAGGTGGCATGAGTGGAGGTGGATGGCGTGGGATGTATTAA